From a single Phacochoerus africanus isolate WHEZ1 chromosome 11, ROS_Pafr_v1, whole genome shotgun sequence genomic region:
- the MYOG gene encoding myogenin — translation MAPSSWREGLQELGGWWQEQVFSDPMELYETSPYFYQEPHFYDGENYLPVHLQGFEPPGYERTELSLSPEARVPLEDKGLGTPEHCPGQCLPWACKVCKRKSVSVDRRRAATLREKRRLKKVNEAFEALKRSTLLNPNQRLPKVEILRSAIQYIERLQALLSSLNQEERDLRYRGGGGPQPGVPSECSSHSASCSPEWGSALEFGPNPGDHLLTADPTDAHNLHSLTSIVDSITVEDVAVAFPDETMPN, via the exons ATGGCACCCAGCAGTTGGCGTGAGGGGCTGCAGGAGCTTGGGGGCTGGTGGCAGGAACAAGTCTTTTCTGACCCCATGGAGCTGTATGAGACATCCCCCTACTTCTACCAGGAACCCCACTTCTATGACGGGGAAAACTACCTGCCCGTCCACCTCCAGGGCTTTGAGCCACCAGGCTACGAGCGGACTGAGCTGAGTCTGAGCCCTGAGGCCCGAGTGCCCCTGGAAGATAAGGGGCTGGGGACCCCCGAGCACTGCCCAGGCCAGTGCCTGCCGTGGGCATGTAAGGTGTGTAAGAGGAAGTCCGTGTCTGTGGACCGTCGGCGGGCCGCCACGCTGAGGGAGAAGCGCAGGCTCAAGAAGGTGAATGAGGCCTTTGAGGCCCTGAAGAGGAGCACCCTGCTCAACCCCAACCAGCGGCTGCCCAAGGTGGAGATCCTGCGCAGCGCCATCCAGTACATCGAGCGCCTGCAGGCCCTGCTCAGCTCCCTCAACCAGGAAGAGCGAGACCTCCGCTACCGAGGCGGGGGCGGGCCGCAGCCAGGG GTGCCCAGTGAATGCAGTTCCCACAGCGCCTCCTGCAGTCCAGAATGGGGCAGTGCACTGGAGTTCGGCCCCAACCCAGGGG ATCATCTGCTCACAGCTGACCCTACAGATGCCCACAATCTGCACTCCCTCACCTCCATCGTGGACAGCATCACAGTggaggatgtggctgtggctttccCAGATGAAACCATGCCCAACTGA